The Sphingomonas alpina genome has a segment encoding these proteins:
- a CDS encoding carotenoid oxygenase family protein: MAGMIETAIRGTVAKGIGVVAEFNRKRLDIDAHHPFLTGIHQPMAEELTLEDLPVTGTIPAMLDGRYLRIGPNPVAPDPAGYHWFTGDGMVHGVAIQQGKALWYRNRWIRSRRVADTLGGHPAPGPRHGGFDTVNTNVLAVAGRTFALVEAGSYPVELSDTLDEQTYNPFDDTLTGSFTAHPHRDPLTGEQHAIAYEATDPETIRHVVLSPEGLVVREEPIRVKHGPSIHDCAITARFAVILDLPVTFSMKSLIAGHSFPYRWNPDHQARIGLLPRNGRGSETIWVDVDPCYIFHVANAFDLPDGRVVMDAVVYGTMFADSNLGPDAMSRGLERWTIDPVAGTVERRTIDATPQEFPRPDERRFGQPYRYAYMLGLPEEDDSFIGETFILKHDLETGAREVHDFGEGRYPGEFVFVPAHADAGEDEGWLIGLVVDLPRETTDLVILDARSFAGEPVASIHLPHRVPPGFHGNWLARTAIT; the protein is encoded by the coding sequence ATGGCAGGCATGATCGAAACCGCAATCCGCGGCACGGTGGCCAAAGGCATCGGCGTTGTCGCCGAATTCAATCGCAAGCGGCTGGATATCGATGCCCATCATCCGTTCCTGACCGGCATCCACCAGCCAATGGCCGAGGAACTGACGCTGGAGGACCTGCCGGTGACCGGCACGATTCCGGCAATGCTTGACGGCCGCTATCTGCGCATCGGCCCGAATCCGGTCGCGCCCGATCCTGCCGGCTATCATTGGTTCACCGGCGACGGCATGGTGCACGGCGTGGCGATCCAGCAGGGCAAGGCTCTATGGTATCGCAACCGCTGGATCCGGTCGCGGCGCGTTGCCGACACGCTGGGCGGGCATCCCGCGCCCGGGCCGCGCCATGGCGGATTCGACACGGTCAATACCAATGTGCTGGCGGTCGCCGGCCGCACCTTCGCGCTGGTCGAGGCGGGAAGCTATCCGGTCGAACTGTCGGACACGCTCGACGAGCAGACCTATAACCCGTTCGACGACACGCTGACCGGCAGCTTTACCGCGCATCCGCACCGCGATCCGCTGACCGGCGAACAGCATGCGATCGCCTATGAGGCGACGGATCCCGAGACGATCCGCCACGTGGTTCTTTCACCCGAAGGGCTGGTGGTGCGCGAGGAGCCGATCAGGGTGAAGCATGGGCCGTCGATCCATGACTGCGCGATCACCGCGCGGTTTGCGGTGATCCTCGACCTGCCGGTGACCTTCTCGATGAAATCGCTGATCGCCGGGCATAGCTTCCCCTATCGCTGGAACCCCGATCATCAGGCGCGGATCGGGCTGTTGCCGCGGAACGGCCGGGGCAGCGAGACGATCTGGGTCGATGTCGACCCCTGCTATATCTTCCATGTCGCCAATGCGTTCGACTTGCCCGATGGCCGGGTGGTCATGGATGCGGTGGTCTATGGCACGATGTTCGCCGACAGCAATCTTGGCCCGGACGCGATGTCGCGCGGGCTGGAGCGCTGGACGATCGATCCGGTGGCCGGCACGGTCGAGCGCCGCACGATCGACGCCACGCCGCAGGAATTCCCCCGCCCCGACGAGCGCCGGTTCGGCCAGCCCTATCGCTATGCCTATATGCTGGGCCTGCCGGAGGAGGACGACAGCTTTATCGGCGAGACTTTCATCCTGAAGCACGACCTGGAGACAGGCGCGCGCGAGGTGCATGACTTCGGCGAAGGGCGCTACCCGGGCGAGTTTGTGTTCGTGCCGGCCCATGCCGATGCGGGCGAGGATGAGGGATGGCTGATCGGCCTGGTCGTCGACCTGCCGCGCGAGACGACCGATCTGGTCATCCTCGATGCGCGATCCTTTGCGGGCGAACCGGTGGCGAGCATCCACTTGCCGCACCGTGTCCCGCCGGGCTTTCATGGGAATTGGCTGGCGCGGACAGCGATCACTTAA
- a CDS encoding Ku protein, with protein sequence MAARAYWQGQIRLALVSIPVEIYSATKSGAQISFKQIHEPTGKPIHYEKVVTGIGPVDTDEIMKGFEYQKGNFVLLEQDEIDAVKLESKKTLELTQFVDADEIDVLYYEKPYFVVPADDLAEEAFIVLREALRRTKKVGLGQLAMRGREYVVSLKPCGRGMVLETLRYADEVNKAQGYFRDIPDTKPDADLMDLAEALIAKKSGAFHPQEFHDRYVDALKDLIERKRKSKGRKIIEDDGDDTPKRSGSNVVDLMAALKKSMEKSGGTAAKPAAKKAPEKTAAKRPPAKKRA encoded by the coding sequence ATGGCCGCACGCGCCTATTGGCAGGGACAGATCAGGCTCGCTTTGGTCTCGATCCCGGTCGAAATCTACTCTGCGACCAAATCGGGCGCCCAGATCAGTTTCAAGCAGATCCATGAGCCGACCGGCAAGCCGATCCATTACGAGAAGGTCGTGACCGGCATCGGCCCGGTCGACACCGACGAGATCATGAAGGGCTTCGAATATCAGAAGGGCAATTTCGTACTGCTCGAACAGGACGAGATTGACGCAGTGAAGCTCGAATCGAAAAAAACGCTCGAACTGACCCAGTTCGTCGACGCCGACGAAATCGACGTGCTCTATTATGAAAAGCCCTATTTCGTCGTGCCGGCCGACGATCTTGCCGAAGAAGCGTTCATCGTGCTGCGCGAGGCACTCAGGCGAACGAAGAAGGTCGGGCTCGGGCAGCTGGCGATGCGCGGCCGCGAATATGTCGTCAGCCTGAAGCCGTGCGGGCGCGGCATGGTGCTGGAAACATTGCGCTACGCCGATGAGGTCAACAAGGCGCAAGGCTATTTCCGCGACATTCCCGATACCAAGCCCGATGCCGATCTGATGGATCTGGCCGAGGCACTGATCGCCAAGAAATCGGGTGCGTTCCACCCGCAGGAATTCCATGACCGCTATGTCGATGCACTGAAGGATCTGATCGAGCGGAAGCGCAAGTCGAAGGGGCGAAAGATCATCGAGGACGATGGCGACGATACGCCGAAGCGCTCGGGCTCCAACGTCGTCGATCTGATGGCGGCGCTCAAGAAATCGATGGAGAAATCGGGCGGGACGGCGGCAAAGCCGGCGGCGAAGAAAGCACCGGAAAAAACGGCGGCAAAGCGCCCGCCGGCGAAGAAACGTGCCTGA
- the pdxH gene encoding pyridoxamine 5'-phosphate oxidase, which produces MTTDPFALFESWFAEARETEPNDSNAVALATADGNGRPAVRMVLLKGHGPDGFVFYTNQQSRKADDLSANAQAALLFHWKSLRRQIRIEGNVAPVTDAEADAYFATRGRDSQLGAWASDQSRPLDARATFEARFAEMEARFASVDVPRPPHWSGYRVSPLRIEFWQDREHRLHERRLFERSGSGAIGGWSEGLLYP; this is translated from the coding sequence ATGACCACCGATCCCTTTGCCCTGTTCGAGTCCTGGTTCGCCGAGGCGCGCGAGACCGAGCCGAACGATTCCAATGCGGTGGCGCTCGCCACTGCTGACGGGAACGGGCGTCCGGCGGTGCGCATGGTGTTGCTCAAGGGGCATGGCCCCGACGGCTTCGTCTTCTACACCAACCAGCAGAGCCGCAAGGCGGACGACCTTTCGGCCAATGCCCAGGCCGCCTTGCTGTTCCACTGGAAGTCGCTGCGCCGACAGATCCGTATCGAGGGCAATGTCGCGCCGGTGACGGATGCGGAAGCGGACGCCTATTTCGCCACGCGCGGTCGCGATTCGCAGCTCGGCGCCTGGGCGTCGGATCAGTCGCGCCCGCTCGACGCGCGCGCGACGTTCGAAGCGCGCTTTGCGGAGATGGAGGCACGCTTTGCCAGTGTCGATGTGCCGCGTCCGCCGCATTGGTCGGGCTATCGCGTCAGTCCGTTGCGGATCGAATTCTGGCAGGACCGCGAACACCGTCTGCATGAGCGTCGCCTGTTCGAGCGCTCGGGCTCCGGTGCGATCGGGGGCTGGAGCGAAGGGTTGCTTTACCCGTGA
- a CDS encoding cation diffusion facilitator family transporter — MTEDQRRAIPFAVRAALASVGMACFLLLLKGFAAWHTGSVAMLGSLADTGLDLLASLVTLYGVKLAAEPADHDHRFGHGKAEALAALFQVMLITASAAGIAWRAVLRFGETTPTRDADFGIGVSVVAILATVVLLIYQRSIIRRTGSVAIMADNMHYQSDVLLNGSVIAALVLDQYFGLHGADPLMGIAIALWLAWGAFRASSNAIDQLMDKEWPEAERARFIEVAARQPGIKGIHDFRTRRSGSHDFAQFHMEVGRDLTIIAAHDIVEGVERALRGAYPKVEVLIHLDPEGHVDTDNPLVEADVTPHWFGKRL, encoded by the coding sequence GTGACCGAAGACCAGCGCCGTGCCATTCCCTTCGCCGTGCGGGCTGCGCTCGCCAGCGTCGGCATGGCGTGTTTCCTGCTGCTGCTGAAGGGCTTTGCCGCTTGGCATACCGGATCGGTCGCGATGCTGGGCTCGCTCGCCGATACCGGGCTCGACCTGCTTGCGTCGCTCGTCACGCTGTACGGCGTGAAGCTGGCTGCGGAGCCGGCCGATCACGACCACCGCTTCGGCCATGGCAAGGCGGAAGCGCTCGCGGCCTTGTTCCAGGTCATGCTGATCACGGCCTCGGCTGCCGGCATCGCGTGGCGCGCAGTGCTGCGCTTCGGCGAGACCACGCCGACCCGGGATGCCGATTTCGGCATCGGCGTGTCGGTCGTCGCAATTCTCGCGACGGTCGTGCTGCTGATCTATCAGCGCAGCATCATCCGCCGCACCGGGTCGGTCGCGATCATGGCGGACAATATGCATTACCAGTCCGACGTGCTGCTCAACGGATCGGTCATCGCCGCGCTGGTGCTCGACCAGTATTTCGGCCTGCACGGTGCCGATCCGCTGATGGGCATCGCGATTGCGCTCTGGCTTGCCTGGGGCGCGTTCCGCGCGTCGAGCAATGCGATCGACCAACTGATGGACAAGGAATGGCCCGAGGCGGAACGCGCGCGCTTCATCGAAGTCGCCGCGCGCCAGCCCGGTATCAAGGGCATCCACGACTTCCGCACCCGCCGTTCGGGCAGCCATGACTTTGCGCAATTCCATATGGAGGTCGGGCGCGACCTGACGATCATCGCCGCGCACGATATCGTCGAAGGGGTCGAACGCGCGCTGCGCGGCGCCTATCCCAAAGTCGAAGTGCTGATTCATCTCGATCCTGAAGGGCATGTCGATACCGACAATCCGCTGGTCGAGGCGGATGTCACGCCGCACTGGTTCGGCAAGCGCCTGTGA
- a CDS encoding PhzF family phenazine biosynthesis protein, which produces MRFPFAQIDAFAAQAFQGNPAAVMPLATWLDDDVLQAIAAENNLSETAYIVPDDSGAADFELRWFTPGAEIALCGHATLASGHFILSSDSSIERVRFRTRQAGILEVARAGDGYAVALPAWAPTPKALAGIVAALGVTPVETLWHDRGYALVIVADEAAVRGIRPDLRALAAAGQLIAIVSAPGAATDVVSRVFTPAYSIDEDPVTGSAHAVMTPYWTKRLGRDRFTAYQASARGGYLTCRLDGERAILGGKCTTVIEGSFFLD; this is translated from the coding sequence GTGAGATTTCCCTTCGCGCAGATCGATGCGTTCGCCGCGCAAGCCTTTCAGGGCAATCCGGCAGCGGTGATGCCGCTGGCGACCTGGCTCGACGATGATGTGCTGCAGGCGATCGCGGCGGAGAACAACCTTAGCGAAACCGCCTATATCGTGCCCGACGACAGTGGTGCTGCCGATTTCGAGCTGCGCTGGTTCACGCCGGGGGCGGAGATCGCATTGTGCGGTCACGCCACGCTCGCCAGCGGCCATTTTATCCTGTCATCCGACAGCAGCATCGAGCGAGTCAGGTTTCGCACCCGCCAGGCAGGCATATTGGAAGTCGCGCGCGCGGGCGACGGCTATGCGGTGGCGCTGCCGGCCTGGGCACCGACGCCGAAGGCATTGGCCGGGATCGTCGCCGCGCTCGGTGTGACGCCGGTCGAAACGCTGTGGCACGACAGGGGCTATGCGCTGGTCATCGTCGCGGACGAAGCGGCGGTGCGCGGCATCAGGCCCGATCTGCGCGCGCTGGCGGCTGCCGGTCAGTTGATCGCGATCGTCTCGGCACCCGGTGCGGCGACCGATGTGGTCAGCCGCGTCTTCACCCCGGCCTATTCGATCGATGAGGATCCGGTGACGGGTTCCGCACATGCAGTGATGACGCCCTATTGGACCAAGCGCCTCGGCCGCGATCGCTTCACCGCCTATCAGGCGAGCGCGCGAGGCGGCTATCTGACCTGCCGGCTCGACGGCGAGCGGGCGATCCTTGGCGGGAAATGCACGACGGTGATCGAGGGCAGCTTCTTCCTCGACTGA
- a CDS encoding serine hydrolase domain-containing protein codes for MMRKAVLLALVPLLLAGADSDAGKPVYSISPCPGAGLGRSLVPVKSLFSDHPETRAVLITADGCPALKAYAPGYSDANRFISWSMAKTITGMLVGELVSDGRLAIDTPAPVAEWRKPGDPRGAITLRQLLNMSSGLAHIEVGDPVERSDTNQTLFVAHTADMAAAAIAHPLETKPGATFKYSSLTTLILAEIITRTLTDSRDPKVRASAYTAFANQRIFAPAGIHSAILEFDGAGTQIGGSILHMSLPDWGRIGGLLLDGKATDGTQVIAPDWLAFMKAPSPTNAEYGGQTWLNRPGGAGGHVALFPGKGPASAVAADGHLGQLVIASPDSGPGRGIVVVRLGNTPDTANPALMQTLGDVVAGFDRK; via the coding sequence ATGATGCGCAAGGCCGTCCTCCTCGCTCTGGTGCCGCTACTGCTGGCTGGCGCGGACAGCGATGCCGGCAAGCCGGTTTATTCGATCAGCCCCTGCCCCGGCGCCGGTCTCGGCCGCTCGCTGGTGCCGGTGAAATCCCTGTTCAGCGACCATCCGGAAACGCGCGCAGTGCTGATCACCGCCGATGGCTGCCCCGCGCTGAAGGCCTATGCGCCGGGCTATTCCGACGCCAACCGCTTCATCAGCTGGTCGATGGCGAAAACCATCACCGGAATGCTGGTCGGCGAACTGGTCAGCGACGGGCGGCTGGCGATCGATACGCCCGCGCCGGTCGCCGAATGGCGCAAGCCCGGCGATCCCCGCGGCGCGATCACCTTGCGCCAGTTGCTCAACATGTCATCGGGGCTGGCGCATATAGAAGTCGGTGATCCGGTCGAACGGTCGGACACCAACCAGACCTTGTTCGTGGCCCATACCGCCGACATGGCCGCCGCGGCGATCGCGCATCCCTTGGAGACCAAACCGGGCGCGACTTTCAAATACAGCTCGCTGACGACTCTGATCCTGGCCGAGATCATCACCCGCACGCTGACCGACAGCCGCGACCCGAAGGTCCGCGCCAGCGCCTATACCGCCTTCGCCAATCAACGGATCTTCGCCCCCGCCGGCATCCATAGCGCAATACTCGAATTCGACGGTGCGGGCACCCAGATCGGCGGTTCGATCCTGCATATGAGCCTGCCCGACTGGGGCCGGATCGGCGGCCTGCTGCTCGACGGCAAGGCGACCGACGGCACCCAGGTGATCGCACCCGACTGGCTTGCCTTCATGAAAGCGCCGTCGCCGACCAATGCCGAATATGGCGGCCAGACCTGGCTCAACCGTCCCGGCGGGGCCGGTGGGCATGTCGCGCTGTTCCCCGGCAAGGGCCCGGCCAGCGCAGTCGCGGCAGACGGGCATCTCGGCCAGCTGGTGATCGCCAGCCCGGACAGCGGGCCGGGCCGCGGTATCGTCGTGGTGCGGCTGGGCAATACGCCCGACACGGCCAATCCCGCCCTGATGCAGACTTTGGGTGACGTGGTCGCGGGGTTCGACCGGAAATAA
- the mnmA gene encoding tRNA 2-thiouridine(34) synthase MnmA has protein sequence MIIEGDFQLGGDLQGKRIVVAMSGGVDSSVVAALAARTGAETIGITLQLYDHGEAVGRAGSCCAGRDIRDARAVCDRLGIAHYVYDHESSFRADVIDGFADEYLAGRTPIPCVRCNMGPKFTDLFAMARDLGADCLATGHYVRRLEGPDGAELHRAVDPARDQSYFLFATTQDQLEYLRFPLGGLPKARVRELAAELGLGVAAKPDSQDICFVPDGDYASLVKKLRPEADTSGDIVDESGRKLGEHRGLIHFTVGQRRGLEIGGTPEPLYVVRLEAEQRRVVVGPRTALAVDAARLTEINWIGGDHAGPVTAKVRSMAKLVPARLESDRVMFDAPEYGVAPGQAAVLYAGDRVLGGGWIAETERAELALV, from the coding sequence ATGATCATCGAAGGCGATTTCCAGCTTGGGGGAGACCTCCAGGGCAAGCGTATCGTCGTCGCCATGTCGGGCGGCGTCGACAGTTCGGTCGTGGCCGCGCTCGCCGCGCGCACCGGTGCGGAGACGATCGGAATCACGCTGCAGCTCTATGATCATGGCGAGGCGGTCGGCCGCGCCGGCTCGTGCTGCGCCGGTCGCGACATCCGCGACGCGCGTGCGGTGTGCGATCGGCTGGGCATCGCGCATTATGTCTATGACCATGAATCGAGCTTTCGCGCCGATGTGATCGACGGCTTCGCCGACGAATATCTCGCCGGCCGCACGCCGATCCCATGCGTACGCTGCAATATGGGGCCGAAATTCACCGACCTGTTCGCGATGGCACGCGATCTCGGTGCGGATTGCCTCGCCACCGGTCATTATGTCCGCCGGCTCGAGGGGCCGGACGGGGCGGAACTGCACCGCGCGGTCGACCCGGCGCGCGACCAGAGCTATTTCCTGTTCGCGACGACGCAGGATCAGCTCGAGTATCTGCGCTTTCCGCTCGGCGGCCTGCCCAAGGCGCGGGTACGCGAACTGGCCGCCGAACTGGGCCTGGGGGTCGCGGCCAAGCCCGACAGCCAGGATATCTGCTTCGTGCCCGACGGCGACTATGCCTCGCTGGTCAAGAAGCTGCGCCCCGAGGCAGATACCAGCGGTGACATCGTTGACGAGAGCGGCCGCAAGCTTGGCGAGCATCGCGGGCTGATCCATTTCACCGTCGGCCAGCGCCGCGGACTGGAAATCGGCGGCACGCCCGAACCGCTCTATGTCGTGCGGCTCGAGGCGGAGCAGCGCCGCGTCGTGGTCGGCCCACGCACTGCTTTGGCGGTGGATGCCGCGCGCCTTACCGAGATCAACTGGATCGGCGGCGATCATGCCGGCCCGGTCACCGCCAAGGTCAGGTCGATGGCGAAGCTGGTCCCCGCCAGGCTGGAAAGCGACCGGGTGATGTTCGATGCGCCGGAATATGGCGTCGCGCCGGGCCAGGCGGCAGTGCTTTATGCCGGCGACCGTGTCCTGGGCGGCGGCTGGATCGCGGAAACCGAGCGGGCTGAACTCGCTCTCGTCTGA
- a CDS encoding DUF1153 domain-containing protein: protein MIENQKIRPAKVIGPLGEPLTLDSLPPPETTRWVVRRKAEVVAAVNGGLLTVDEVCARYNLTVEEFAGWQRAIDRSGMPGLRVTRIQHYRSLYERQQKY, encoded by the coding sequence ATGATCGAAAACCAGAAAATCCGTCCAGCCAAAGTTATCGGCCCGCTCGGCGAGCCGCTGACGCTGGACAGTCTGCCACCGCCGGAAACGACGCGCTGGGTCGTGCGCCGCAAGGCCGAGGTCGTCGCCGCGGTCAATGGCGGCTTGCTGACGGTCGACGAAGTTTGCGCACGCTATAATCTGACGGTCGAGGAATTCGCCGGCTGGCAGCGTGCGATCGACCGGTCGGGCATGCCTGGCCTGCGTGTCACGCGAATCCAGCATTATCGCTCGCTTTATGAGCGACAGCAGAAATATTGA
- a CDS encoding GlsB/YeaQ/YmgE family stress response membrane protein, with translation MVGLIVWLVVGGVCGWLASMIMRTDGQQGIILNVVVGIIGSVIASFIFGGGINQVITITTFIYSLIGAVILLAIVNLVRRGSVR, from the coding sequence ATGGTCGGTCTTATCGTTTGGCTCGTAGTTGGTGGTGTTTGCGGCTGGCTGGCCAGCATGATCATGCGCACCGACGGGCAGCAGGGCATCATCCTGAACGTCGTCGTCGGCATCATCGGATCGGTGATCGCCTCCTTCATATTCGGCGGCGGCATCAATCAGGTGATCACGATCACCACGTTCATCTATTCACTGATCGGCGCGGTCATCCTGCTGGCGATCGTCAACCTGGTTCGTCGCGGCAGCGTTCGTTAA
- a CDS encoding SIMPL domain-containing protein, translating to MKLIATAVALAALPLALAPAGAQVAPAILPDGTILDVTATGQTSRVPDVATIRAGVVTQAATAGAAISDNAQAMARILAALKRAGIVARDVSTSNVGLNPQYRYVENQAPVVTGYQATNTVSVRFRDIAKSGAILDALVKEGANQIDGPNLAIDNPDAALDEARADAVKRARTRAELYARAAGMSVSRIVSIAENGENPGGSPPPVLYARAAKAEDASTQIAPGETDVTVTLSVRFLLK from the coding sequence ATGAAGTTGATCGCGACCGCAGTGGCGCTCGCCGCGCTGCCCCTCGCCCTCGCACCGGCGGGCGCACAGGTAGCTCCGGCGATCCTGCCAGATGGAACCATATTGGATGTGACCGCGACGGGCCAAACGAGCCGCGTGCCGGACGTCGCAACGATTCGCGCCGGGGTCGTGACCCAGGCGGCAACCGCCGGTGCCGCGATCAGCGACAATGCGCAGGCAATGGCGCGCATTCTCGCGGCGTTGAAGCGTGCCGGTATCGTGGCCCGCGACGTGAGCACATCGAATGTCGGGCTCAACCCGCAATATCGCTATGTCGAGAATCAGGCTCCGGTGGTTACCGGCTATCAGGCGACCAACACCGTGTCGGTGCGCTTTCGCGACATCGCCAAGTCCGGTGCGATCCTCGACGCGCTGGTGAAGGAAGGCGCGAACCAGATCGACGGCCCCAACCTGGCGATCGACAATCCCGATGCCGCGCTCGACGAGGCACGCGCCGATGCCGTCAAGCGCGCCCGCACGCGCGCCGAACTCTATGCCCGTGCCGCTGGCATGAGCGTGTCGCGGATCGTGTCGATCGCCGAGAATGGCGAGAATCCGGGCGGATCGCCGCCGCCGGTCCTGTATGCCCGCGCCGCAAAGGCCGAGGATGCCTCGACCCAGATCGCGCCGGGGGAAACCGATGTGACGGTGACGCTCAGCGTTCGGTTCCTGCTGAAATAA
- a CDS encoding GlsB/YeaQ/YmgE family stress response membrane protein, whose translation MDRSILGWLLIGLVAGILGKIIMPGKDPGGFIVTILVGIAGALLAGFIAQSMGWQIVGGWQNYAAATAGAVVLLALYRLVMTRRVR comes from the coding sequence ATGGACCGTAGCATTCTTGGTTGGCTGTTGATCGGCCTGGTGGCCGGCATCCTTGGCAAGATCATCATGCCCGGCAAGGACCCGGGCGGCTTCATCGTCACAATTCTGGTCGGCATTGCCGGCGCGCTGCTCGCCGGCTTCATCGCCCAGTCGATGGGTTGGCAGATCGTCGGCGGATGGCAGAATTATGCCGCGGCGACGGCCGGAGCGGTCGTGCTGCTGGCGCTGTACCGGCTGGTCATGACGCGCCGCGTGCGCTGA
- a CDS encoding efflux RND transporter periplasmic adaptor subunit, giving the protein MNYESATFDNDGRLALPGGGEPRSNRLWWIVGAVAVVLIAIAAWFVFGTKKPEVKHVEQLPNVTVAVPGSKLVPRVLSATGSLAARREMPVGVAGEGGLVTRVLVEPGQWVGAGQVLATVDRSVQTQTAASLAAQINVARADAAIAQSELDRAKQLVDRGFISKADLERKAATRDAALARVRVSQAALGEQSARNGRLDIRAPAAGLVLTRDVEPGQIVTAGSGTLFRMAKGGEMEMRAALSEADLIGLGVGVRAKVTPVGGTQSFMGEVWQVSPIIDPQTRQGIARIALTYNPALRPGGFAAAEITSGAATSPQLPESAVLSDDRGNFVYIIGKDDKIERRDVKVGAVTDSGVAIASGLSGAERVVLSAGAFLNPGQKVAPVVAKSAVKAGG; this is encoded by the coding sequence ATGAACTACGAATCGGCGACGTTCGACAATGACGGGCGCCTGGCACTGCCCGGCGGCGGCGAACCGCGTTCGAACCGCCTGTGGTGGATCGTCGGCGCTGTCGCCGTCGTGCTGATCGCGATCGCCGCCTGGTTCGTGTTCGGGACCAAGAAGCCCGAGGTCAAGCATGTCGAGCAGCTCCCCAATGTCACGGTTGCCGTGCCGGGCAGCAAGCTGGTGCCGCGCGTCCTGTCGGCGACAGGCTCGCTCGCCGCGCGCCGTGAAATGCCTGTCGGTGTTGCCGGCGAAGGCGGCCTGGTGACGCGCGTGCTGGTCGAGCCGGGTCAATGGGTCGGCGCGGGGCAGGTGCTCGCAACCGTCGACCGCTCGGTCCAGACCCAGACCGCCGCGTCGCTTGCGGCGCAGATCAATGTCGCACGCGCCGACGCGGCGATCGCCCAGTCCGAACTCGACCGCGCGAAACAGCTGGTCGATCGCGGCTTCATCTCCAAGGCCGATCTGGAACGCAAGGCCGCGACCCGCGACGCGGCGCTGGCGCGCGTTCGCGTCAGCCAGGCCGCGCTCGGCGAACAGAGCGCGCGCAATGGCCGGCTCGACATTCGGGCACCGGCGGCGGGTCTCGTGCTGACGCGCGATGTCGAGCCGGGGCAGATCGTCACCGCCGGATCGGGCACCCTGTTCCGTATGGCCAAGGGCGGCGAAATGGAAATGCGCGCCGCGCTGAGCGAAGCCGACCTGATCGGTCTCGGGGTCGGCGTGCGGGCCAAGGTGACGCCGGTCGGTGGTACGCAGAGCTTCATGGGCGAGGTATGGCAGGTCTCGCCGATCATCGATCCGCAGACCCGCCAGGGCATCGCACGCATTGCGCTGACCTATAATCCGGCGCTGCGTCCGGGTGGATTCGCCGCGGCGGAGATCACCAGCGGCGCGGCAACCTCCCCGCAGCTGCCGGAATCGGCGGTGCTGAGTGACGATCGCGGCAATTTCGTCTATATCATCGGCAAGGACGACAAGATCGAGCGGCGCGACGTCAAGGTCGGCGCGGTGACCGATTCGGGCGTTGCGATCGCATCAGGCCTGTCCGGCGCGGAACGCGTCGTGCTGTCGGCTGGCGCGTTCCTCAATCCGGGGCAGAAGGTGGCGCCGGTCGTCGCCAAGAGCGCCGTTAAGGCCGGGGGCTGA